The Zea mays cultivar B73 chromosome 7, Zm-B73-REFERENCE-NAM-5.0, whole genome shotgun sequence DNA segment AAAATAGTGATCGAGGTATAGTGCTAGGACTGAATTTACATCCGGAGAACTTCTAGAATGTTTTGGTACTTCTCTCTTGATTTCCTCAATGAGTCGAACATAGCTAGACTATAGCTAGACTGCCTATTTGGTTTAGTTAGGAAATGGTTCAATTTAGATGGATAATTTCGTATTAACGTTTGATTTATATTTAATATATATAAGAAAATATAATCGTAGGTAGGTACTTCTCAAAACAAATGTAAAATGACATATGGGCCCTAATTATTTATCTAAATAGATTATATTATCAGAATAACTATTATTTGTAATTTCATACGAGCTAACCTAACAATAAAAAAATTCGATTTGGTACACCGTTGTCGTATACAAATGTTACATGACCCTCGAATTCTAGGCCGATCTATCTAGTTTGGTTTGGCACACAGGTAATAAAGTACCACAAAATTCAACCCGCACGGTCGCATACTACTACTTGCAAACCACTAGCACCGGATCGAAAGTCCACCCTCCAGTAGAATAGATTTTCGGTTCCTTATATTAGACGCAACTAGAGTCGGCTGAGTACTGATATCCGATTCAAATATTTCAATCTTGGAAGACTTTTAGTTCTGTTTGATTGGTAATACAAGAATGACCAACCAAACTAATCTATATAGATGGAATCGATGATATTGATTCGATTTAAATTTATAGCTATTCAAAATTTATCTCAATTCATTTCAATCTATATCAAATTAGAATAACCGAACAAGTATATATAACTGTTTGGTAACACCAATCTAGATTAATATAAATACGCATGTGCTATAAACTGACCCAAATCGTAGTCCCGGACTTCTATTCCGAGACGggactaagggtctgtttggttgggctgtggctgtgaaaaaagttgatgtgggctgtgagctgtggaaaaagctgctgtagactgtaagctgttaaaaagctaaaaaccctttggtggaaaccactaaaagtcattaaaaattcttcgatatatgttttcatagttccatccgaaaagccactaaaagcaggtccaggggtgctttcagatttgcactacgagaaagtcggcttttagaaaaagctacttcctggatccagccctttggttggcttttggcttttaggggggcaaaagccaaagccaaaagtcaaaccaaacacaccctaaggctGCTTGTACTAATATAATCATCCGGTACACGCAGCCGCATAGAGTCTCCGTTAAATGCAGCTCGAGTCGTCGGCGGCGGCCATGCGCGCACGGTAGAGAGCTTGTCGACGGAGATGGCGGTGATGAGCGGCGCTGCAGACAGCATGTTGCCAAAGCTGGTGGACGATCCGGAGGCGGTGGCGCTGGCGGTAGAGCCGTGGGCGCAGCCAGGGAGGAAGAACAAGAAGACGTGCCGTCGGGCTTTGCTCGTCGGCAGCCTGATGACGCTGCTGCTCCTGGCGTGCTTCGTCCTCGGCCGAGAGAGCGCGTCGTCAGCGGCATGGCTGCAGATCGATCTCCTCGCCAAGCTGACCGCCATGAACAATGGAACGGCAGGTACGTACCACGGTCGTTGTTCGATCGCATGCATGTGAGCACGTCCATCTCATCCCCGTATCGCGTTAATCATGCACGCTAGGCGCTAGCACATCCGCAGAACCAAGCATTGATCGAGTCACCTCGATCGCTTCAGGGCTTACGACGACGACGCACGCTCCTCATGGCCGTGACGAGCTCCTCGGCGGCCTTCTCCCGGCGGGCATGAACAGGCGGACGTGCCGGAGCCGGTACGAGTCGTGGCGGTACTACAAGTACTTCCCGTACGCGGCGTCGCCGCACCTCCAGGACAAGCTGCGGGCCTACGAGGCCCGGCACAGGCGGTGCGCCCCCGGCACGCCGCTCTACGCCAAGTCCGTCGAGCAGCTCCGGTCCGGCCGCAGCGCCGACGGCATGGAGTGCACCTACGTCGTGTGGCTCCCCTTCGACGGCCTCGGCAACCGCATGCTGTCCATGGTGAGCGGCTTCCTCTACGCGCTGCTCACGGACCGCGTCTTCCTAGCCGCCTTGCCCGCGGACTCGGCCGACCTCTTCTGCGAGCCGTTCCCGGACACGACGTGGCGGCTCCCGCTGGAGGACTTCCCCGTCGCCGACCTGCTCCCGCGGGGGCAGAGCATCGAGCGGTCGTACACGAGTCTTCTCGACGCCAAGGAGGTCGGCCCGGACGCGAACGCGACGGCGGGCGTGCCGCCGTACGTGTACGTGAGCTTGGGGTGGCAGCTCAAGGACCCCCTCTTCTTCTGCGGCGAGCACCAGCTCGTTCTCGGCAAGGTCAACTGGCTGCTGCTGTACAGTGACCTCTACTTCTCCCCGTCGTTGTACGCGGTGGCCGAGTTCCAGGACGAGCTCCGGCGGCTGTTCCCGGCCAAGGAGAGCGTGGGCCACCTCCTGTCCCGGTACCTTTTCCACCCGACCAACCCCGTGTGGAGTCTGACCACCAGGTACTACCGCTCGTACCTGGCTACCGCAAAGCGGAGGATCGGTGTGCAGGTCAGGATGTTCAGCTATGGCTCCATCTCCGCCGACGACATGTACAGCCAGATCCTCGCGTGCTCCCAGCAGGAGCACATACTGCCGGAGACCGAAGAcggtgatgaggacgaggtggtggCCGC contains these protein-coding regions:
- the LOC103631913 gene encoding probable fucosyltransferase 8 isoform X2 codes for the protein MAVMSGAADSMLPKLVDDPEAVALAVEPWAQPGRKNKKTCRRALLVGSLMTLLLLACFVLGRESASSAAWLQIDLLAKLTAMNNGTAGLTTTTHAPHGRDELLGGLLPAGMNRRTCRSRYESWRYYKYFPYAASPHLQDKLRAYEARHRRCAPGTPLYAKSVEQLRSGRSADGMECTYVVWLPFDGLGNRMLSMVSGFLYALLTDRVFLAALPADSADLFCEPFPDTTWRLPLEDFPVADLLPRGQSIERSYTSLLDAKEVGPDANATAGVPPYVYVSLGWQLKDPLFFCGEHQLVLGKVNWLLLYSDLYFSPSLYAVAEFQDELRRLFPAKESVGHLLSRYLFHPTNPVWSLTTRYYRSYLATAKRRIGVQVRMFSYGSISADDMYSQILACSQQEHILPETEDGDEDEVVAATRNGDNADGSNSTAILVASLYADYYERLRSRYYDHGAKGGERVAVFQPSHEERQATDNMAHNQRALAEIYLLSFSEELLTSGRSTFGYVSSNLAGVRPTIMLTAYDHKIPEPPCRRAVSMEPCNLTPPLGVECRGKPVDKEDLARHLRVCEDSKDSVKLFD
- the LOC103631913 gene encoding probable fucosyltransferase 8 isoform X1, which gives rise to MAVMSGAADSMLPKLVDDPEAVALAVEPWAQPGRKNKKTCRRALLVGSLMTLLLLACFVLGRESASSAAWLQIDLLAKLTAMNNGTAGASTSAEPSIDRVTSIASGLTTTTHAPHGRDELLGGLLPAGMNRRTCRSRYESWRYYKYFPYAASPHLQDKLRAYEARHRRCAPGTPLYAKSVEQLRSGRSADGMECTYVVWLPFDGLGNRMLSMVSGFLYALLTDRVFLAALPADSADLFCEPFPDTTWRLPLEDFPVADLLPRGQSIERSYTSLLDAKEVGPDANATAGVPPYVYVSLGWQLKDPLFFCGEHQLVLGKVNWLLLYSDLYFSPSLYAVAEFQDELRRLFPAKESVGHLLSRYLFHPTNPVWSLTTRYYRSYLATAKRRIGVQVRMFSYGSISADDMYSQILACSQQEHILPETEDGDEDEVVAATRNGDNADGSNSTAILVASLYADYYERLRSRYYDHGAKGGERVAVFQPSHEERQATDNMAHNQRALAEIYLLSFSEELLTSGRSTFGYVSSNLAGVRPTIMLTAYDHKIPEPPCRRAVSMEPCNLTPPLGVECRGKPVDKEDLARHLRVCEDSKDSVKLFD